GAGTGACAAGACGCTGAATCTTGGGTgctttggtcctgggcttcttaCCTTCCTTGTTTAAGGGCTTTCTGACAACGTATCGGCGGACATCTTCTTCTTTAGAGAGATTGAAGAGCTTTCGGATTCTGCTAGCTCTTTTAGGTCCCAGCCGGCGAGGCACAGTAGTGTCTGTCCGTCCGGGAatatccttctctcctttttttacaATGACCAAGTTGAGAACACTCAGGTTGGCAGCCACAATGCATCCACGAACAGACTTGCgcttcctctctccagttctTCTTGGTCTGTAACAAGAATGCCCCTTACTCAAGAGCAGGCGCACTCTGCCATGGGTCAAAATGCCCTGCTTCATGGGAAACCCTTGTTTGTCGTTCCCACCACTGATCCGGACCACATAACCCTTCCACTCTTCACTCAGAGCATCAGCAGCTACTTCCGTGGCCATCCGCTTCTCATAGAAT
This genomic stretch from Acomys russatus chromosome 32, mAcoRus1.1, whole genome shotgun sequence harbors:
- the LOC127183956 gene encoding 40S ribosomal protein S6-like; translation: MKLNISFPATGCQKLIEVDDERKLRTFYEKRMATEVAADALSEEWKGYVVRISGGNDKQGFPMKQGILTHGRVRLLLSKGHSCYRPRRTGERKRKSVRGCIVAANLSVLNLVIVKKGEKDIPGRTDTTVPRRLGPKRASRIRKLFNLSKEEDVRRYVVRKPLNKEGKKPRTKAPKIQRLVTPCVLQHKRRCIALKKQRTKKNKEEAAEYAKLLAKRMKEAKEKRQEQIAKRRRLSSLRASTSKSESSEK